A single region of the Triticum dicoccoides isolate Atlit2015 ecotype Zavitan chromosome 2B, WEW_v2.0, whole genome shotgun sequence genome encodes:
- the LOC119363318 gene encoding uncharacterized protein LOC119363318, with protein sequence MGCARTVKAGAAAAAAVLVAAGVRMVGPAAAGFVAEEIPRAQAAAATWLTPPYLYLVINAIIISIAASSKFQTSRASGSHAAVGTEPVPVPSPALAMPMELPAPAVAMAMAVPVPVARVPEDVPVVKTPPAPVPAPEMEEEEDFLISRSAWTPQRRVTETEVEVAPFADLTNKREKPLSSARFGRKAAKPSPEGSRALRVSRPRREDTLESTWKAITEGRAPPLARHLKKSDTFDTRPGRRPSGGGEEVAPPAATMRKAETFNDPAAAVGGAGERKVRREPSLGQDELNRRVEAFINKFNMEMRLQRQESLKHYSEMVGSGGGRY encoded by the exons ATGGGGTGCGCGCGGACGGTGAAGGCCGGGGCTGCGGCCGCGGCGGCCGTGCTGGTGGCGGCCGGGGTGAGGATGgtggggccggcggcggcggggttcgtGGCGGAGGAGATCCCgcgcgcgcaggcggcggcggccaCCTGGCTCACGCCGCCCTACCTGTACCTCGTCATCAACGCCATCATCATCTCCATCGCCGCGTCCTCCAAGTTCCAGACCAGCCGCGCGTCGGGCTCCCACGCCGCTGTGGGGACGGAGCCGGTTCCAGTGCCTTCGCCGGCTCTGGCGATGCCGATGGAGTTGCCTGCACCCGCAGTGGCCATGGCGATGGCGGTGCCCGTTCCGGTGGCGCGTGTTCCTGAGGACGTGCCGGTCGTCAAGACGCCCCCTGCGCCGGTGCCGGCGCcggagatggaggaggaggaggacttcctgaTTTCAAGATCTGCATGGACGCCGCAGCGAAGGGTCACGGAGACGGAGGTTGAGGTGGCGCCGTTCGCGGACCTGACGAACAAGAGGGAGAAGCCGCTGTCGTCTGCGCGGTTCGGCCGGAAGGCGGCCAAACCCAGCCCAGAAG GCAGCAGGGCGCTGCGGGTGTCGCGGCCGCGGAGGGAGGACACCCTGGAGAGCACGTGGAAGGCCATCACGGAGGGGCGGGCGCCGCCGCTGGCGCGACACCTCAAGAAGTCGGACACCTTCGACACCCGCCCGGGCCGTCGTccgtccggcggcggcgaggaggtggcgccccccgcgGCGACGATGCGCAAGGCCGAGACGTTCAACGACCCCGCCGCGGCCGTGGGCGGCGCGGGCGAGAGGAAGGTGCGGCGCGAGCCGTCGCTGGGGCAGGACGAGCTGAACCGGCGCGTGGAGGCCTTCATCAACAAGTTCAACATGGAGATGCGGCTGCAGCGGCAGGAGTCGCTGAAGCACTACAGCGAGAtggtcggcagcggcggcggccgttACTGA